aaaaagtagttcaatacacagtaatgttatgtagtaattactgtatttatgaatttagcaccaaaatatcacaatatagtgaaaacattgactacaaaaatggcttggattatccagaggcttggataagcgaggcttggataagtgagactctactgtatatatatactttattgttaattatattttattattatttaacaatcATCGttactatttatattttatttttattagtagtagtatttaataattaaattattacagtagagtctcacttatccaagctaaacaggccggcagaagcttggataagcaaatatcttggataataaggagggattaaggaaaagcctattaaacatcaaattagattatgattttacaaattaagcacccaaacatcatgttatacaacaaatttgacagaaaaagtagttcaatacgcagtaatgttatgttgtaattactgtatttacgaatttagcaccaaaatatcacgatatattgaaaacattgactacaaaaatggcttggattatccagaggcttggataagtgaggcttggataagtgagactctactgtatatatatactttattgttaattatattttattattatttaacaatcATCAttactatttatattttattttattatttactaatCGTTTAATTATCATTctcattatttatattttattgtcaGTAGTATTACTGAATAATTATATTcacataaatgtattattttaattattattattttaaaacaatgccCTCTGTCACCTCCCATCATATAATAACATATTAACATAGTATAAGCCCTCCTGTGGGGAAGGGGCACCCGCACTACAGAGTTATCGCGCGATTATTCCGCTTCAGTTGCCATGCCTCCCTTGCTGAGGGAAGGAGcgagggaggggcggggcttggaGGGCAAGAGCACAGGGCTCTGAGCGGCCCCTCCCCTCACAGGAGCCTCTGAGGCGTTGCTATGGCAGCTGAAGCGGGACTGTCGCGCGGTAAGTCTCCCGTGCGGATGGCCCGCCCCCTTCAGGATGACACAAAGCACATCGTGGGGGGGTCTCCCACGGCCCCGGAGCCCCCCAGAGATCCTCACCGACAGACAGGCCACCTCACCTCGCCGTCCCCGCGACGCTGCCGCTTCTGCCTGGACCTGGGCTCGGGCCGCCCCCTTTTCGCCATCCGGCGTCCTCATTGGTCCCCGCTCCCAAATGCCGCACTGCCATTGGTCGACTCCGCTGCCACTCTTTTTCTCTCGCTCTTTCTCGCTTTCCGAAGCGAGTGAGGCCGAGCGCCACCTTCAGGGCAGGGCGGTGTACTGCAAGGAAAAAAGGAAtaggatgataataatgataataataataatagttattatgtggcccaaatgattcattggaacctatgcctcaagtatcacctccctgcagttaagaactggtgggatcacaaacctgcaaaggttgtggaaaatgaacacgcaaagatactgtgggacttccgaattcagactgacaaagttctggaacacaacacaccagacatcacagttgtggaaaagaacacggtttggatcattgatgttgccatcccaggtgacagtcgcattgaagaaaaacaacaggaaaaactcagccgctatcaggacctcaagattgaacttcaaagactctggcagaaaccagtgcaggtggtcccggtggtgatgggcacactgggtgccgtgccaaaagatctcagccggcatttggaaacaatagacattgacaaaattatgatctgccaactgcaaaaggccaccttactgggatctgcgcgcatcatccgaaaatacatcacacagtcctagacacttgggaagtgttcgacttgtgattttgtgaaacgaaatccagcatatctatcttgtttgctgtgtcatacaacgtcgttgtgtcaataataataatagttataataataatatgtttcaatatattatagtatattataatatcatgatgattataataataaccatgatcataatattaataattattaataataacaacattatattatatattattattgtatattataatgtaatataatgatgataataacgaCGATagcattaataattattaataataacaataataacaattatatattataatataatgatgattataataataagaataatgataatattaataataatatgatgataatgataatataatataataataataacatgatagtgataatacgatataatactaataatacaatataataatattaattatatattatattttacatgtaacatttctaaaaatattacaatatattgatacagtacaatatagtaatttattaccagtattgtactatgctaataatataatattgtatgtaaatttaatttgtaagccgctctgagtccccttcggggtgagaagggcggcatataaatgtagcaaataaataaataaataaataaataataatgatgatgataatttagtGTAGTGGTCTGGTATATTATGCAGTATAATATACTAGGTAATCTATAATacagtatagtggtctagtacagtataataatatacactGCTAATATTGTCCTACActcatcatataatatattgtatgtacatgtaatattgatcataatattgtattacaatgtaatagcaataatacagtatagtgatctagtacaatatagtaatatagtaatatactaatattgtgctatgctaataatatactatattatatgtacatttaGTAAGTCCcgggtggcgcagcagattaaaccgaaaggtcagtggttcaaattaggggagtggggtgagctcccactgtgagccccagcttctgtcaacctagcagttcaaaaacatgcaaaggtgagtagatcaataggtactgctccagcgagaaggtaatggcgctccatgcagttattataattataattataataatgatgataatacagtagagtctcacttatccaacataaatgggccggcagaacgttggataagcgaatatgttggataataaggaggcattaagaaaaaagccaattaaacatcaaattaggttatgattttacacattcagcaccaaaacatcatgttatacaacaaatttgacagaaaaagtagttcaatacgcagtaatgttatgtagtaattactgtatttacgaatttagcaccaaaatatcacaatatattgaaaacattgactacaaaaatgccttggataatccagaacgttggataagtgagactctactgtatttatttatgatatcAGTTCTACAGCCAGCATCAGTCTCTATAGAGAAGAAGCCTATCTGGTTAGATGGACTAAACCATTATGAGAAAAGGGGGGAAGTTGTCAATCTTTCCCGTTCTCCCCCGCCTTGTCCTCCGATTGGTTGATCCGCCGTGCTGGTTTCCTGCCCCTTCTCGGCTTCCGTCCTTTCCTTTTCTCGCCGGCGGCTGCAGCTCTTCAGCGTCGCGATGGTGAGtcgggaaagggggggggggtcttaatCCGGTGCCATCTGCTCCGCTTTAGGGGGTTTCGGGTGCTGAGTGTGGACGAGATTAACGGGGCAGAGGTCGGGGAAGCGAGGCAAACCGGAATGGGCCGCGGCGGAGGCGGGGATGGCGGCGGCCGGGGAGCCAAACTCGGTAGGCCGCAGAAGCCTATGTAGGAGTGGAGAGCCGAAGGTTTCCAAAGCCGTATAAAAGACCCTGTTTTTTAAAGAGACAGTGTCCCCATTCTAAAGAGAGAACATGAACGTCCTTTATATAGAATTctgaaatagggttgttgtgggtttttcgggctatatggccatgttccagaagcattctcgcctgtcGTTTCACctgaatctatggcaggcatttccaAAAGCCGTGAGGTCTTTTgtaaactaggcaggtggggtttgaatttatttatttattatttaattatatttatttactacatttatatcccgcccttctcaccccgaagagactCAGACCGGCTTACAAATcatctgtacatacaatataatatattattagcataacacaatattagcattatatattactatactgcacTATACCACTGTGCTGTAATattttagtaatattgcatgtaatatataatatataattaatatcattgtcaatattacagtagagttttacttatccaacataaacggggtggcagaatgttggataagcgaataagttggataataaagagagattaaggaaaagcctattaatcatcaaattaggttatgattttacaaattaagcaccaaaacatcatgttatacaacaaatttgacagaaaaagtagttcattacacattaatgctatgtagtaattactgtgtttacgaatttagcaccaaaatatcacgatgtattgaaaacattgagtacagaaatgcgttggataatccagactgttggataagcgagtgttggataagtgagattctactgtatatacaatacactatattattagtatagcacaatattggcaccatatattactatattgcacaaTACCATTacactgtaatatataattaacattatattgtaatattgttattattatattgtattacattataatattatcagtagtatatatatatgaaatatatatatatcattttatactatattgtatattatatacaataatacgcgcgcacacacatatataattagcatagcatgttactagggggaggggcccccaactgatggtacaggagacaagatggaacttgCAGTTTCAGAGTctgattgcttcctgcctgggggaatcctttgttgggtggcgctagctggccctgattgtttcctgtttggaattcccctgttttctgttgttctttatttactatcctgattttacagtaaataaagaacaatatctctattaggagaaaaaaaagcatggaaataaatataatggtgatgataataatattgatgTGATgataatatgtgtatatatacacatattatcATCACATATtatatatgtgatatatatatatagagagagagacagacagacagacatatggAACACCAGTCATTTTTGTGTTTAGGCTTGGTCTCATTTCCCAAAACAGTTCATTATGTAAATGTTCCATGGTCCTAATCcatctggtcccaaacattttggatagtcTTACAGTTAATAATTTTCCccttaaaaaatatataacatcCTTAATGAGATGAAGGATCCCTATAGAAGATAAtagataatcataataatagtaataataatattatttcttatccgcctctcctcacagctcgaggtgggttacaattttgctaaaacacataattgtTTAAAAACACTCAGTAGAATAACATATTAAAGCACATtcccagaaaatacacaaaacaaaaattagaaagtgaatggaagtttaaaattcgtCACTAAAACTGCGTAGGCCTGCTGAAAGAtattccttttatatatatataaatatatgtatatatgaccCTTAACAGAATTAAAGATCAGAATTGTTGAAAACTATCACAAAATGATTATAGTGATGCTGGAAGTGAGGTGAGCACTTCTATATTGAGATGACAGTTTGAATCCTTGACTTACAATGATATTTATAGAGGTCCCACATTTTGCATTTCTAATGCCatctatttttcttcttgtttccagGCCAAAATTAAAGCCCGTGATTTgcgagggaaaaagaaggaagagctGCTGAAGCAGCTGGAGGATCTGAAGGTGGAACTGTCTCAGCTACGGGTTGCCAAGGTGACTGGTGGAGCAGCTTCCAAACTCTCCAAAATGTGAGTGTTTTATTGCACCTCTGTTGTAGTCATGCTTTTGTAGAGACAGCTCATGTTTAGCATCAGAAAAGGCAATGAGTTGCATTAGACTGGCATTTGGAATTCTTGGTGCTGCCCCAGTTGTCAAGCTTTTGTTCTCCTGTGGATCACTGGCCTTTCCctttaaatggatttttatttattatatcctgCTATCCTCTCAAAGTAAATTAGGCCAATTTATAGAGGCAGGCCATTGAGTATGATTGTCGAGTTTACTTTCTGTATTTAGATGTTATTAGATTGGCAGGTGAACAGGACTAACAATAAAAGATGATAATGTCCATGGGCCTCTGCTTGCTTTCTAGAATGTCTGTTTGATCATTTTTGGAGGTAGTGCTTGGCTAAATATATCTTTACATGCAAAGTATTTCTAATCTTTAGTTCATCCTCCAACATAGATTCTTTGACAACCTCTGCAGAAGCTACAAAAGCAATACAGCTTCTAAAAACATCGCTAGTTAGTGGAAACGAGCCTGCTACGTTACTGGTCCTTCTGTTGCAATTGCTTAATCTGGCTTTTTGATTTTCTGAATGTCAGTAAAGAATATAAATGTATTGGCAACTGCACAGATGCTTAGTTCAAGTTCTTTGGGTTGAACTGCCTCTCCCTTTTGTCATTTCAAGCCGGGTGGTTCGCAAATCTATCGCCAGGGTGCTGACGGTCATTAACCAAACCCAGAAGGAAAACCTCCGGAAGT
This genomic window from Anolis carolinensis isolate JA03-04 unplaced genomic scaffold, rAnoCar3.1.pri scaffold_7, whole genome shotgun sequence contains:
- the rpl35 gene encoding large ribosomal subunit protein uL29; translation: MAKIKARDLRGKKKEELLKQLEDLKVELSQLRVAKVTGGAASKLSKIRVVRKSIARVLTVINQTQKENLRKFYKGKKYKPLDLRPKKTRAMRRRLTKHEQGLKTKKQQRKERLYPPRKYAVKA